In Candidatus Babeliales bacterium, a genomic segment contains:
- the secY gene encoding preprotein translocase subunit SecY, with protein sequence MFNIPELRKKIIFTLAILIIYRLGNHIPVIGVDIDKLLQMMNQSTGLSGIFSYLDLFSGGNLRQCTLFALGISPYIAASIMMQFLSLSIPTLEQLSKEGEYGRKIINQYQRYLAVIVAMVQSTGFVFLLERYGLVIDPWFGSRILFVISLSVGTMFVMWLGEQISLFGIGNGTSMIIFAGIVARFPDDIIKIIGAIQEGYLDLFVGILLFVIALAISAAIVFLEKGERKVPVQYSRRIIGGKMYGGQSTYIPFKINPAGVMPVILASAMLNIPMFALTLLATRWSFFKTASENFAAGGFVHGILDFVLIICFSFFYTALVFNPEELADNIKKGGGFIPGIRPGRQTADFFSFILTRIGLVGALYLAALALVPSIIHWFLAMPFYLSGILSGTALLIVVGVANETAAQIESYLIEHRYEGFLTSGRLKGRGVR encoded by the coding sequence ATGTTTAATATTCCTGAGTTACGTAAAAAGATTATTTTTACGTTGGCAATATTAATAATTTATCGATTAGGTAATCACATTCCTGTGATTGGCGTTGATATTGACAAGCTTTTGCAAATGATGAATCAAAGTACAGGGCTAAGTGGGATTTTTTCATACTTAGATCTTTTTTCTGGGGGAAATTTACGACAATGTACTTTATTTGCTTTAGGTATTAGTCCGTATATTGCGGCTTCTATCATGATGCAATTTTTAAGTCTTTCTATACCTACTCTTGAACAGTTATCCAAGGAGGGAGAGTATGGTCGCAAGATTATTAATCAATATCAGAGATATTTAGCAGTTATTGTTGCTATGGTTCAAAGTACAGGATTCGTGTTTCTTCTTGAACGTTATGGATTAGTTATTGATCCTTGGTTTGGTTCGCGCATTCTGTTTGTTATATCATTGTCTGTTGGCACAATGTTTGTTATGTGGCTTGGTGAGCAAATATCACTTTTTGGTATTGGCAATGGAACATCAATGATCATTTTTGCAGGTATTGTTGCTCGTTTTCCTGATGATATCATCAAAATAATAGGCGCAATACAAGAAGGATACCTAGATCTTTTTGTGGGTATTCTTTTGTTTGTTATAGCGCTTGCTATATCCGCAGCTATAGTCTTTCTTGAAAAAGGAGAACGCAAGGTTCCTGTTCAATATTCGCGACGTATTATTGGTGGCAAGATGTATGGTGGTCAAAGTACTTATATACCATTTAAAATTAACCCTGCAGGTGTGATGCCAGTGATTCTTGCGAGTGCTATGTTGAACATACCGATGTTTGCATTGACATTACTTGCAACGCGATGGTCATTTTTTAAAACAGCATCAGAAAATTTTGCTGCAGGCGGATTTGTTCATGGTATTTTAGATTTTGTTCTTATTATCTGTTTTTCATTTTTTTACACAGCTTTGGTATTTAATCCAGAAGAGCTTGCTGATAACATAAAAAAAGGTGGCGGTTTTATTCCTGGGATTCGTCCTGGCAGGCAAACAGCAGATTTTTTTAGTTTCATATTGACTCGCATAGGATTAGTTGGTGCATTGTATCTAGCAGCGCTTGCCCTTGTTCCAAGCATTATTCATTGGTTCTTGGCGATGCCCTTTTATTTGTCAGGAATTTTGAGTGGTACAGCGTTATTGATTGTTGTTGGTGTGGCAAATGAAACTGCAGCGCAAATTGAATCGTATTTGATTGAACACCGCTACGAAGGATTTCTAACTTCAGGACGATTAAAAGGTAGGGGCGTGCGTTGA
- a CDS encoding nucleoside monophosphate kinase translates to MNQQVRDVFIFIGPPGAGKGSLSSLCVNHFEWLQISTGNLCRKHIAEQTKIGKEIDLIIKSGKLINDDLITSMVFEWFAENVDKASGIIFDGYPRTVAQAQSFDAMLTAKFPTVRVRVVLFDLADDVVVNRLCSRYVCQNKECQAVYSLSSNSDLASAETMVCGLCSGALGRRDDDSEIAVRKRLDIYHRHEQQLIDFYQNNDTEIIELDASKQLQQVFEDFVQVIGE, encoded by the coding sequence TTGAATCAGCAAGTTAGGGACGTATTTATTTTTATTGGGCCTCCAGGTGCTGGAAAGGGGTCTCTTTCCAGTCTTTGCGTAAATCATTTTGAGTGGCTACAAATTTCTACCGGAAATTTGTGCAGAAAACACATTGCTGAACAAACAAAAATAGGCAAAGAAATAGATTTAATTATCAAATCTGGTAAATTAATTAATGACGACCTTATTACTTCCATGGTTTTTGAATGGTTTGCGGAAAATGTTGATAAGGCATCAGGTATCATTTTTGATGGATATCCTAGAACGGTGGCTCAAGCCCAATCATTTGATGCTATGCTTACGGCGAAGTTTCCGACAGTGCGAGTAAGGGTTGTTTTATTTGATCTTGCCGATGATGTAGTTGTCAATCGATTATGTTCTCGCTATGTGTGTCAGAATAAAGAATGTCAGGCGGTTTATTCGCTGTCCTCTAACTCAGATCTTGCATCCGCTGAAACAATGGTGTGTGGTTTGTGTTCGGGAGCATTGGGTAGAAGAGATGATGATAGCGAAATAGCAGTAAGAAAGCGTCTTGATATTTATCACCGACATGAGCAGCAATTGATTGATTTTTATCAAAACAATGATACTGAAATAATTGAACTGGACGCATCAAAGCAGTTGCAGCAAGTGTTTGAAGATTTTGTACAAGTTATAGGCGAATAA
- the map gene encoding type I methionyl aminopeptidase encodes MIHIKNKLSIQKMAQAGSLLSDILASVEQLIKPGISTAEIDAWIESQLQAKGLVSMVKGYMGYRHVSCISVNDVVVHGVPRADCFLQLGDLVKVDVCASWNGYCADMARSFFVGQPSEQAQKLVAVAHQALQKGIAQARAGNRLSDISSAIQEEVEKHGFGVVRDFAGHGIGKNMHEAPEIVNYGKPGKGPVLREGMTFAIEPMITAGKYQVYVANDGWTVKTVDHSLAAHVEDTIVITSAGPIILTDKNSEQHNDASVS; translated from the coding sequence ATGATTCATATAAAAAATAAGCTCTCAATCCAAAAAATGGCCCAAGCGGGCTCTTTGTTGTCTGATATTTTGGCTTCAGTAGAGCAATTGATTAAGCCAGGAATTTCTACAGCTGAAATTGATGCGTGGATTGAGTCACAACTGCAGGCAAAAGGCTTGGTATCGATGGTTAAGGGATACATGGGATATCGCCATGTCAGTTGTATTTCTGTCAATGATGTGGTTGTTCATGGGGTTCCTCGAGCGGATTGTTTTTTGCAGTTGGGAGATTTGGTAAAAGTTGATGTCTGTGCTTCGTGGAATGGTTATTGCGCCGATATGGCGCGCAGCTTTTTTGTAGGTCAGCCATCTGAACAAGCGCAGAAGTTGGTCGCTGTGGCACACCAAGCACTGCAAAAGGGAATAGCACAGGCTCGTGCGGGCAACAGGTTATCCGATATTTCTTCAGCAATACAGGAAGAAGTTGAAAAACATGGGTTTGGAGTTGTTCGTGATTTTGCAGGACATGGTATTGGAAAAAATATGCATGAGGCGCCTGAGATAGTTAATTATGGCAAACCCGGCAAAGGACCTGTTCTGCGTGAAGGAATGACATTTGCGATTGAACCAATGATTACCGCTGGAAAATATCAGGTGTATGTTGCAAATGATGGTTGGACGGTTAAAACGGTGGATCATAGTTTGGCTGCACATGTAGAAGATACGATTGTTATTACTAGTGCGGGACCGATTATTTTGACAGACAAGAATTCTGAACAGCACAACGATGCGAGTGTTTCATGA
- the infA gene encoding translation initiation factor IF-1: MKQKEEVIRVDGIVKETLPNAMFRVEIEGGHIVLGHVSGKMRMHYIRILPGDRVALELSPYDLTRGRIVLRYKD; the protein is encoded by the coding sequence ATGAAGCAAAAAGAAGAAGTTATACGAGTCGATGGAATTGTGAAAGAAACATTGCCCAATGCGATGTTTCGAGTAGAAATTGAAGGCGGACACATTGTTTTAGGGCATGTGTCAGGTAAAATGCGAATGCATTATATTCGTATTTTGCCAGGTGATAGAGTTGCGTTAGAGTTGTCGCCGTACGATCTAACACGAGGAAGAATTGTACTGCGATACAAGGATTAG
- the rpmJ gene encoding 50S ribosomal protein L36, whose translation MKVRTSVKAICNECRIIKRKGVVRVICNKSPKHKQRQG comes from the coding sequence ATGAAGGTTCGGACATCAGTGAAAGCTATTTGTAACGAATGTCGTATTATTAAGCGCAAGGGCGTTGTTCGCGTGATTTGCAATAAGAGCCCTAAGCATAAGCAACGACAAGGTTAG
- the rpsM gene encoding 30S ribosomal protein S13, which yields MARIEGVNLPANKRVEYSLPYIFGIGLASAQDILTKLGINFDTRVKDLTDSEIAAIQKEITDNYKVEGELRKEITLNIKRLQEIASYRGLRHKRGLPVRGQRTKTNARTRKGPKKNPVALKRKVTKK from the coding sequence ATGGCCAGAATAGAAGGCGTTAATTTACCAGCAAATAAACGAGTAGAATATAGTCTACCGTATATTTTTGGAATAGGTCTTGCGAGCGCGCAAGATATTTTGACTAAGCTTGGTATCAATTTTGATACGCGAGTAAAAGATTTAACCGATAGTGAAATAGCAGCAATTCAAAAAGAAATCACTGACAACTATAAAGTTGAAGGTGAATTGCGCAAAGAAATTACGTTAAATATTAAGCGTTTGCAAGAAATTGCTTCTTATCGTGGGTTGCGTCATAAGCGCGGATTACCTGTTCGTGGTCAGCGCACCAAAACAAATGCGCGTACACGCAAGGGTCCAAAGAAAAACCCAGTAGCGCTTAAACGTAAAGTAACTAAGAAATAA
- the rpsK gene encoding 30S ribosomal protein S11 yields the protein MAYKKKPKKQKQKIASAIAHVKSTFNNTIVSITTMEGDVLFSSSAGRLGFKGSRKSTPFAASQIASTLAKEMQVVGVKNLEVNMQGPGSGRDSVVRAFQSAGMSVSVLRDVTPLPHNGCRAPKKRRV from the coding sequence ATGGCTTACAAGAAAAAACCGAAAAAACAAAAGCAAAAAATAGCATCAGCTATTGCGCATGTTAAATCAACATTTAACAACACCATTGTTTCAATTACAACAATGGAAGGTGACGTGTTGTTTTCCTCAAGTGCAGGCCGCTTAGGATTTAAAGGGTCTCGCAAGAGTACTCCGTTTGCTGCGTCACAAATTGCATCCACTTTAGCAAAAGAAATGCAAGTGGTTGGGGTTAAAAATTTGGAAGTAAACATGCAAGGACCAGGATCTGGTAGAGATTCTGTTGTTCGTGCTTTCCAATCTGCAGGTATGTCTGTTTCTGTGTTGCGTGATGTTACACCATTGCCACATAACGGCTGCCGAGCTCCTAAAAAACGACGTGTATAA
- the rpsD gene encoding 30S ribosomal protein S4 — protein sequence MAVVREESTEKQQQRAPRKKLSEYGKQLQEKQKVKEMYGLRERQFKRFFAVASKQRDGGPGENLLSLLERRLDNVVYKLKMATTRTQARQIITHGHVLVNNKKVYSPSFLVSPEDVVSLSERVLKMETFLKDVVEKRMKVGIKVPEWLELDKKDKFGRVLRLPVRADIQVPIEEHLIVELYSK from the coding sequence ATGGCAGTTGTAAGAGAAGAATCGACCGAAAAACAGCAACAAAGAGCTCCGCGAAAAAAGCTTTCTGAATACGGAAAACAACTTCAAGAAAAGCAAAAAGTTAAAGAAATGTATGGCTTGCGCGAGCGTCAATTTAAACGTTTCTTTGCAGTAGCAAGTAAACAGCGTGATGGTGGACCAGGTGAAAACTTGTTAAGTTTGCTTGAACGTAGATTAGACAATGTTGTGTATAAATTAAAAATGGCTACAACGCGTACACAAGCGCGTCAAATCATTACGCACGGACACGTTCTTGTTAATAACAAGAAAGTCTATTCTCCTTCTTTTTTGGTATCACCTGAAGATGTTGTTTCTCTTTCTGAACGTGTATTAAAAATGGAAACATTTTTAAAAGATGTTGTTGAAAAAAGAATGAAAGTTGGCATTAAGGTTCCAGAATGGTTGGAATTGGATAAAAAAGACAAGTTTGGACGAGTACTTCGTCTTCCGGTTCGTGCTGACATTCAAGTGCCAATCGAAGAGCATTTGATTGTAGAATTGTATTCGAAGTAA
- a CDS encoding DNA-directed RNA polymerase subunit alpha translates to MTKNREYKPLIIPQLKWEKKTLSETCGELVVQPLEPGFGITIGNSLRRILLSGVEGSAITSIVIKGVNNEFSAIPGVVEDAMQIVLNIKNIVIRNKEGKPGKMRLVKKGEAEVCVADIVADDHIELINKDYIFAHVAFDGELDIEFFVESGRGYQQAQWPVDKPYQDDARIYLDAMFSPIRKVMFDVEKTRVGQDIDYDKLILRIHTNGSENPVDALHYAVSVLRTQLEHFLESTEIPFNEISRLPEEKVEKAPLKTNDSSLKGVPVDLLLKPIEELELSVRAHNCLINAGINRVIDLVNVAEDDALKIKNFGRKSLNEVKESMKAFGLSFGMNINEENVKKILGL, encoded by the coding sequence ATGACTAAGAACAGGGAATACAAACCACTTATCATTCCACAGTTGAAATGGGAAAAAAAGACGCTAAGTGAAACATGCGGCGAATTAGTAGTTCAACCGCTTGAACCGGGTTTTGGAATAACGATTGGAAATTCGTTACGAAGAATTTTGCTTAGTGGCGTCGAAGGTTCTGCAATAACATCAATAGTCATTAAAGGTGTTAATAATGAATTTTCAGCAATCCCTGGTGTTGTTGAAGATGCAATGCAGATTGTTTTAAACATAAAAAATATTGTCATTCGCAACAAAGAAGGTAAGCCCGGAAAAATGCGTTTGGTAAAAAAAGGTGAAGCTGAAGTATGTGTAGCAGACATCGTTGCAGACGATCATATTGAATTGATTAATAAAGATTATATCTTTGCACATGTTGCCTTTGATGGTGAACTTGATATTGAATTTTTTGTTGAATCTGGAAGAGGATATCAGCAAGCTCAATGGCCAGTAGATAAGCCTTATCAAGATGATGCTCGGATCTATTTGGATGCTATGTTTTCTCCAATACGTAAGGTTATGTTTGATGTTGAAAAAACACGTGTTGGGCAAGATATTGATTACGACAAACTTATTTTACGTATCCACACCAATGGTTCAGAGAATCCTGTTGACGCACTACATTATGCGGTTTCAGTTCTTCGTACGCAGCTAGAACATTTCCTTGAAAGTACTGAAATTCCATTCAATGAAATATCTCGTCTTCCTGAGGAAAAGGTAGAAAAAGCGCCATTGAAGACTAATGACTCAAGTCTGAAGGGAGTTCCGGTTGACTTGCTATTAAAACCAATCGAAGAGCTTGAGCTTTCAGTGAGAGCACATAATTGCTTGATTAATGCTGGTATTAACCGAGTTATTGATTTGGTTAATGTAGCCGAAGATGACGCGCTGAAGATTAAAAACTTTGGTCGTAAGTCATTGAATGAGGTTAAAGAAAGCATGAAGGCATTTGGTCTTTCTTTTGGTATGAATATCAATGAAGAAAATGTTAAGAAGATCTTAGGTCTTTAA
- the rplQ gene encoding 50S ribosomal protein L17, which produces MVHQNGRKKLNLKAPHRRAMLRNQAIHMINYGHLVSTKARVKETRRLVERIVTIAREGNTFNVRRRVHALLPYDVDAVIKLFKEIAPQYVSRPGGYTRIIPLGKRMSDTATVARLEWVK; this is translated from the coding sequence ATGGTACATCAGAACGGTCGGAAAAAATTAAATCTTAAAGCGCCTCACAGAAGAGCGATGCTTCGTAATCAAGCAATTCACATGATTAATTACGGACATTTAGTTTCAACCAAGGCGCGCGTTAAGGAAACAAGACGTCTTGTTGAACGTATAGTTACCATAGCACGTGAAGGTAATACGTTTAATGTTCGTCGTCGTGTGCATGCATTATTGCCATACGATGTAGACGCTGTTATTAAGTTGTTTAAAGAAATTGCTCCGCAATACGTTTCTCGTCCAGGTGGATACACTCGTATTATCCCTCTTGGCAAACGTATGAGCGATACTGCAACTGTTGCTCGCCTTGAGTGGGTAAAGTAA